From a single Nostoc sp. MS1 genomic region:
- a CDS encoding tautomerase family protein, which produces MVQIKVYGLASTLNPIKAELSDIIHASLVKVLQISPEKRFHRFFPLDKTDFYYPPDRTENYLVIEIIMFDGRTVDTKKQLLRNLIKTINEKLHIAIDDIEITIFETAKHNWGIRGVPGDELNLNYKVEV; this is translated from the coding sequence ATGGTACAAATTAAAGTCTATGGTTTAGCATCAACACTAAACCCCATTAAAGCAGAGTTATCAGATATTATTCATGCCTCTCTAGTAAAAGTCTTACAAATTAGCCCAGAAAAAAGATTTCACAGGTTCTTTCCCTTGGATAAAACAGATTTTTACTATCCACCTGATAGAACTGAAAATTATTTAGTTATTGAAATTATTATGTTTGATGGGCGTACAGTAGATACTAAAAAACAACTATTGCGTAATTTAATAAAAACAATCAATGAAAAATTGCATATTGCCATTGATGATATTGAAATCACAATTTTTGAAACTGCAAAACACAATTGGGGTATTAGAGGTGTACCAGGAGATGAGTTAAATCTTAATTATAAGGTAGAAGTTTGA
- a CDS encoding polysaccharide deacetylase family protein: MPSEKLHLIIKLVSVVGITAGGISLGLLIPKIGFDNSWLSKHSVNGNGTAVNHAITSTSAQAAAPSIKTEIPKAFQGQTIYQAKLQPNDKVVALTFDDGPGPKNTAQVLEILKKNNIKATFFMVGMMVKYFPQVAKQVADDGHVIGNHTWHHWYRRMDVATAASEINRTADIIYKTTGVKTTLFRPPGGFLNNGVVDYAKSQKYAVMMWSDESSDTQRREQPPALIKNVIKGVKPGAIVLMHDGGGNRSRTVQALPQIISDLKAQGYKFVTIPELLEMQSKQESLAKASPITGNSQASNQPIHK, from the coding sequence ATGCCTAGTGAGAAATTACATTTAATTATCAAATTAGTTAGTGTTGTTGGGATTACGGCTGGCGGTATAAGTTTAGGGTTACTGATACCCAAAATTGGATTTGACAATTCGTGGTTAAGTAAACACTCAGTTAATGGGAATGGCACAGCCGTTAACCATGCAATAACAAGTACATCTGCACAAGCCGCCGCCCCATCGATAAAAACAGAAATACCCAAAGCATTTCAAGGACAAACTATTTATCAAGCTAAATTACAACCTAATGATAAAGTCGTTGCTTTAACTTTTGATGATGGCCCAGGGCCAAAAAATACAGCACAAGTATTAGAAATTTTAAAGAAAAATAATATTAAAGCAACATTTTTCATGGTGGGGATGATGGTCAAATATTTTCCCCAAGTTGCTAAACAAGTAGCAGACGACGGTCATGTGATTGGTAATCATACTTGGCATCATTGGTATCGTCGCATGGATGTGGCCACAGCCGCTAGTGAAATTAATCGTACAGCAGATATTATTTATAAAACTACAGGAGTGAAAACTACACTGTTTCGTCCTCCCGGTGGTTTTTTAAATAATGGGGTAGTTGATTATGCCAAAAGCCAAAAGTATGCGGTTATGATGTGGTCAGATGAATCATCTGATACCCAGCGTCGTGAACAACCACCTGCTTTAATCAAAAATGTTATTAAAGGTGTAAAACCAGGTGCAATTGTATTAATGCACGATGGCGGCGGTAATCGTTCTCGCACAGTTCAGGCTTTACCACAAATTATCAGCGATCTCAAAGCACAAGGTTATAAATTTGTCACGATACCTGAACTTTTAGAAATGCAATCAAAACAAGAAAGTCTTGCCAAAGCATCACCCATAACAGGCAATTCCCAGGCAAGCAATCAGCCTATTCATAAATAA
- the hpnK gene encoding hopanoid biosynthesis-associated protein HpnK, protein MTPYPEPNPQVTRRFAIINGDDFGFSGGVNQGIIRSHQQGILTSTSLMVTGDAAQEAIALAKTHPDLAVGLHLVLVCGRSVLPPEQIPHLVDSQGNFPNSSLLAGLRYQFHPAARAELRQEIRAQLTKFQESGLPLSHVDGHLHLHIHPVVLQILVELAQEFNIRFIRLPAEELGKTLKLNRQDLLTKLVWSGVFGGLRRYGEKLLTSHGIGFADRVYGLLQTGNVTEEYLLGLIPQIQADLIEIYCHPAQFQAGEPLNGPPGAGEAELAALLSQPVRELLTANGFELTNCMAHTLPSPSC, encoded by the coding sequence ATGACCCCATACCCGGAACCTAATCCCCAAGTAACGCGCCGTTTTGCCATTATTAATGGTGACGATTTTGGCTTTTCTGGTGGTGTGAATCAAGGGATTATCCGATCGCATCAGCAAGGTATCCTTACTAGCACTAGTTTGATGGTAACTGGTGATGCTGCCCAGGAGGCGATCGCACTGGCAAAAACTCACCCCGATTTAGCAGTGGGTTTACATCTAGTTTTGGTTTGTGGACGGTCTGTACTTCCACCAGAACAAATTCCTCATTTGGTTGACTCCCAAGGAAACTTTCCTAACAGTTCTCTGTTGGCTGGCTTGCGCTATCAATTCCATCCAGCCGCCCGTGCAGAACTGCGTCAAGAAATTCGCGCCCAGTTAACTAAGTTTCAAGAATCAGGGCTACCGCTTTCTCATGTAGATGGTCATTTACACCTGCATATCCACCCAGTTGTCTTGCAAATTTTGGTGGAATTGGCGCAAGAGTTTAATATTCGCTTCATTCGTCTACCTGCTGAAGAACTAGGGAAGACTCTCAAGCTCAACCGTCAAGACTTGCTGACTAAATTGGTGTGGTCAGGGGTATTTGGGGGGTTACGCCGTTATGGAGAGAAACTATTAACATCTCATGGGATTGGTTTTGCTGATAGAGTTTACGGGTTATTGCAAACTGGTAATGTAACTGAGGAATACCTATTAGGTTTGATACCGCAGATTCAAGCAGATTTGATAGAGATTTATTGTCACCCCGCACAATTCCAAGCTGGAGAACCATTAAATGGCCCCCCAGGCGCAGGTGAAGCAGAACTAGCCGCCCTGTTAAGTCAGCCAGTACGCGAGTTATTAACTGCAAATGGCTTTGAGTTGACCAATTGTATGGCTCATACACTTCCTAGCCCTTCCTGCTAG
- a CDS encoding TetR/AcrR family transcriptional regulator, which yields MSKGKETKTRILQQAAELFNQQGYAGSSISDIMRVTGLQKGGIYNHFQSKDELALQAFDYAIASVSKHYRIALRSKRHAVERLQALIAVFSSFAQNPPIAGGCPLLNTAVESDDAHPALRERTQQAMNAWLNMIRRVMQMGIEKGEIRDNVDTDEIATIIVATLEGAIMMTKLYDDTVYMQRAVNHLNHYIENTLKINGTN from the coding sequence ATGTCAAAAGGTAAAGAAACCAAAACCCGAATCCTGCAACAAGCGGCGGAACTGTTTAATCAACAGGGTTACGCTGGTTCGTCTATTTCTGACATTATGCGTGTGACGGGATTGCAAAAAGGAGGAATTTACAATCATTTTCAAAGTAAGGATGAACTAGCACTACAGGCTTTTGATTATGCGATCGCATCCGTCAGCAAGCATTATAGAATTGCCTTACGTAGCAAGCGTCATGCCGTAGAACGTCTTCAAGCACTAATTGCAGTCTTTAGTAGTTTTGCCCAAAACCCACCTATTGCGGGGGGATGTCCGCTACTGAATACGGCTGTAGAAAGTGATGATGCACATCCTGCATTACGAGAACGTACTCAACAGGCGATGAACGCATGGCTGAATATGATTCGGCGAGTAATGCAAATGGGAATTGAGAAAGGAGAGATTCGAGATAATGTAGATACTGATGAAATTGCCACTATCATAGTTGCCACTTTAGAAGGTGCGATTATGATGACTAAACTTTATGATGATACTGTGTATATGCAACGGGCAGTTAATCACCTCAATCATTACATAGAAAATACCTTGAAAATCAATGGTACAAATTAA
- a CDS encoding cyclic peptide export ABC transporter → MKLIYLLLRSSWGMVAIAICTGFLSGGSSAALIALISSASANSNNTSLTHIVAGFLGLVIVALITSITSQVMLVRLSQDAVSQLRMRLSRQILASELSHLEQLGNPRLLAILTEDVQVVANAVYVIPFLCIDLAIVLGCLVYITWLSWIVLLILCGLIVVGIGSCQWLISKGEKLLALARDDQDILFKNFQTVTEGVKELKLNYQRRQVFLEKNLQATLTKFRRHNVDGLTLFAVTTSWGRLIFFFAMGFLLFALPKLIIINPQTISSYILTFTYLMLPMDNIITNLPQISKANIALQKIESLGLSLASRAEVSTVTAPISTLWQSLEFQGVTHTYHREQEDQGFILGPIDLRLKPQELIFIVGGNGSGKSTLAKLITGLYIPESGRIVLDGELVTEKNREWYRQHFAVVFSDFYLFDELLSTENVDTLAESYLKQLQLDHKVKIENGRLSTTALSQGQRKRLALLTAYLEDRPIYLFDEWASDQDPLFKDFFYTKLLPQLQSKGKTVLVISHDDRYFHLADRIVKLDYGKIESKAGSSRVNYRP, encoded by the coding sequence ATGAAACTGATCTACTTACTTCTACGTTCTTCTTGGGGGATGGTGGCGATCGCAATTTGCACAGGTTTCCTAAGCGGAGGTAGTAGTGCTGCACTGATTGCTTTAATCAGCAGTGCGAGTGCAAACAGCAACAATACATCATTAACGCACATTGTTGCAGGGTTTTTAGGGCTGGTAATAGTCGCACTCATCACTAGTATTACTTCTCAAGTGATGCTGGTGCGTTTGTCTCAAGATGCTGTTTCCCAATTACGGATGCGTTTGAGTCGGCAAATTCTCGCTTCTGAATTAAGTCATCTGGAACAGCTAGGAAATCCCCGACTCTTGGCAATTTTAACAGAAGATGTCCAAGTAGTTGCCAATGCAGTGTATGTGATTCCTTTCCTTTGTATTGATTTGGCGATCGTCTTGGGATGCTTAGTATATATTACTTGGTTATCTTGGATAGTATTGTTGATTCTGTGCGGTTTAATTGTAGTAGGAATAGGTAGTTGTCAATGGTTAATCAGCAAAGGCGAAAAATTACTGGCGCTGGCTCGTGACGACCAAGATATATTATTTAAAAATTTTCAAACCGTCACAGAAGGAGTCAAAGAACTCAAACTTAACTACCAACGCCGCCAAGTATTTTTAGAAAAAAATTTGCAAGCAACCTTAACTAAGTTTAGGCGACACAACGTAGATGGTTTGACTTTATTTGCAGTCACAACTAGCTGGGGTAGATTGATATTTTTCTTCGCAATGGGTTTTTTATTATTTGCACTACCTAAACTGATAATAATTAATCCGCAAACTATCTCTAGCTACATTCTTACTTTTACTTATTTGATGTTGCCAATGGACAACATTATCACTAATCTTCCTCAAATCAGTAAAGCCAATATCGCTCTCCAAAAGATAGAATCTTTAGGTTTATCTCTAGCCAGTCGTGCAGAAGTCTCGACTGTTACCGCACCGATAAGTACTTTATGGCAGAGTTTAGAATTTCAAGGTGTAACTCACACCTATCATAGAGAACAGGAAGACCAAGGCTTTATTCTCGGCCCTATAGATTTGAGGCTAAAACCTCAAGAACTCATATTTATAGTAGGTGGAAATGGTAGTGGTAAATCTACTTTAGCTAAATTAATTACCGGACTATACATTCCCGAAAGCGGGAGAATTGTACTTGATGGAGAACTCGTCACCGAGAAAAATAGAGAGTGGTATAGACAACATTTTGCTGTAGTTTTTTCAGACTTTTACTTGTTTGATGAACTTTTAAGTACAGAAAATGTTGATACTCTAGCTGAAAGTTACCTTAAGCAACTCCAATTAGATCATAAAGTGAAAATTGAAAATGGCAGACTTTCTACCACTGCTCTTTCTCAAGGACAACGTAAGCGCCTAGCTTTACTCACAGCATATTTAGAAGATAGACCAATTTATCTATTTGATGAGTGGGCTTCTGATCAAGACCCATTGTTTAAGGATTTCTTCTATACCAAGTTACTACCACAACTACAAAGTAAAGGTAAAACGGTGTTAGTAATTAGTCATGACGATCGCTATTTTCACCTCGCAGACCGTATCGTTAAACTAGACTACGGCAAAATTGAGTCTAAAGCTGGTTCAAGCCGGGTAAATTATCGTCCGTGA
- a CDS encoding acyl-CoA thioesterase, which yields MLTTNNSHRPLEVVLTIPVRTYEIDFAGIVSNIVYIKWLEDLRLKFLEEHLPIHHQIEQGYVPVLSGTEIEYKRPIKLVDQVIGRLWASDFGRLKWTVQAEIIANNQLAAVATQKGAFINLQNGRPISIPEELKNKYFTNTNQANYSFKL from the coding sequence ATGCTAACAACCAACAACTCACATAGACCATTAGAAGTAGTCTTGACAATACCTGTAAGAACTTATGAAATCGATTTTGCAGGAATTGTTAGTAACATCGTGTATATTAAGTGGCTAGAAGATTTACGTCTTAAGTTTTTAGAAGAACATTTGCCAATCCATCACCAAATTGAGCAAGGATATGTACCTGTTCTTTCTGGTACAGAAATTGAATATAAACGTCCTATCAAATTGGTTGATCAAGTAATAGGTCGTTTATGGGCAAGTGATTTTGGACGATTAAAATGGACTGTACAAGCAGAAATTATCGCTAATAATCAATTAGCAGCCGTGGCTACACAAAAAGGTGCATTTATCAATTTACAAAATGGTCGCCCTATTAGCATTCCCGAAGAATTAAAAAATAAATATTTTACTAATACTAACCAAGCAAATTATAGCTTTAAATTATGA
- a CDS encoding helix-turn-helix domain-containing protein, protein MNIELFIQRAEALHKQLADLYQTASVLPWIPPDLLPQAFKELYSNSKLVQLAAEELYHQNEELLRTRSLLEAERQHYYDLFEFAPDGYLVTNTEGIIQQANLIVAKLLNAPKHLLIDRSIINFICVEQRESFRCEINQLSQSDQTKELVVRLQQFHGESFDAALTVVAIRNQSGKINSLLWLLRHVHQRQQQDISLVDNENYLTENLPVDIYAKGENIPLNPFIIWYVRQGLVKLSTYCETGEEVLIGLAKKHMVFGANMTSLPIYQATALSDVELTPINFTEIGVTPMLSHILLPKIKQRLQQTESFLAIAGRRRVEDRLHHLLEILQQEIGESVADGTRFSVRFTHEDIANACCTTRVTITRLMGKLQQQGLISFDAKKHLIIKRLGARD, encoded by the coding sequence GTGAATATAGAACTATTTATCCAAAGAGCAGAAGCATTACATAAACAACTAGCAGATTTATATCAAACTGCTAGCGTATTGCCTTGGATTCCCCCTGATTTACTACCACAAGCTTTTAAGGAACTTTATAGTAACTCTAAGCTAGTACAGTTAGCAGCAGAAGAACTTTATCACCAAAATGAGGAACTGCTAAGAACGCGGAGTTTATTAGAAGCCGAACGCCAACACTACTATGATTTATTCGAGTTCGCACCAGATGGCTATTTAGTTACTAATACAGAAGGAATTATTCAACAAGCTAACCTAATAGTGGCGAAGTTACTTAATGCACCAAAGCATCTTTTAATAGATAGATCAATTATCAATTTTATTTGCGTTGAACAAAGAGAAAGCTTTCGCTGCGAAATCAATCAATTATCACAATCGGATCAAACTAAAGAATTAGTAGTGCGCCTACAGCAATTTCATGGTGAGTCTTTTGATGCAGCATTAACAGTAGTTGCTATTCGCAATCAAAGTGGTAAAATAAATTCTCTACTCTGGTTGTTACGTCACGTTCATCAACGCCAGCAGCAAGATATCAGTTTAGTTGATAACGAAAATTATCTGACTGAGAATCTCCCAGTTGATATATATGCTAAAGGTGAAAATATACCTCTTAATCCTTTCATAATTTGGTATGTTCGTCAAGGTCTAGTTAAGCTGAGTACTTATTGTGAAACGGGCGAAGAAGTATTGATAGGCTTGGCAAAAAAGCACATGGTATTTGGTGCTAATATGACTTCTTTACCCATATATCAAGCTACCGCTCTTTCAGATGTGGAATTAACGCCGATTAACTTTACAGAAATAGGTGTTACGCCTATGTTGAGCCATATTCTGTTACCAAAAATTAAGCAGCGTTTACAGCAAACAGAATCTTTTTTAGCCATAGCCGGAAGGCGCAGAGTTGAGGATCGGTTACATCATCTATTGGAAATTTTACAACAAGAAATTGGCGAATCTGTAGCTGATGGAACTCGTTTTAGTGTACGTTTTACTCACGAGGATATTGCCAATGCTTGTTGCACTACTAGAGTTACAATTACAAGATTAATGGGTAAATTACAGCAACAAGGTTTGATTAGTTTTGATGCAAAGAAACATCTGATTATTAAGAGGTTAGGGGCTAGAGACTAG
- the arsC gene encoding arsenate reductase, glutathione/glutaredoxin type produces the protein MKRVMFVCKKNSARSQMAEGFAKTLGKGKIEVISSGLEASVVRPEAIATMKEIGIDITDQTSKPLSDFQAENFDVVISLCGCGVNLPPEWVVREVFADWQLDDPAEQPEIFPRVREEIKERVTRLIQSLTEESAPVG, from the coding sequence ATGAAACGTGTAATGTTTGTTTGCAAAAAAAATTCTGCTCGTTCCCAAATGGCGGAAGGCTTTGCCAAAACCTTGGGTAAGGGAAAGATTGAAGTCATTAGCTCTGGGTTAGAAGCAAGTGTTGTTAGACCAGAGGCGATCGCTACCATGAAAGAAATTGGCATCGATATCACTGATCAAACTTCTAAACCGCTCAGTGATTTCCAAGCCGAAAACTTTGACGTAGTAATTTCTCTGTGTGGTTGTGGTGTGAATCTGCCTCCTGAGTGGGTTGTGCGCGAAGTATTTGCAGATTGGCAGTTAGATGACCCCGCCGAACAACCGGAAATTTTTCCCAGAGTCCGCGAAGAAATTAAGGAACGTGTGACCCGGCTAATTCAATCACTAACAGAGGAATCTGCACCTGTTGGGTAA
- the arsB gene encoding ACR3 family arsenite efflux transporter: MSDSSQASPNPIKAGSNLSFFEKYLTVWVFLCIFVGITLGRLFPGVAVALDAMSVYQVSVPIAICLFFMMYPIMVKIDFTQAANALRAPKPVILTLVVNWLIKPFTMVIFAQFFLGWLFRPLISGTELIRGSEVTLANSYIAGTILLGIAPCTAMVLLWGYLCYGNQGHTLIMVAVNSLTMLFLYAPLGRWLLAANDLTVPWQTIVLSVLIYVGLPLIAGMYSRYWIFKYKGKEWFERRFLKYLTPVSITALLLTLVLLFAFKGELIVNNPLHILLIAVPLFIQTNFIFLISYVLALKLNLSYEDAAPAALIGASNHFEVAIATAVMLFGLNSGAALATVVGVLIEVPVMLMLVELCKRTAAWFPREPEKATLLDPRCLTGYK, translated from the coding sequence ATGAGTGATAGTTCGCAAGCTAGCCCCAACCCTATAAAAGCGGGAAGTAATCTGAGTTTTTTTGAAAAATACTTAACTGTTTGGGTATTTTTGTGTATCTTTGTCGGCATTACTCTAGGTAGATTATTTCCAGGTGTAGCGGTAGCTCTGGATGCCATGAGCGTCTATCAAGTGTCTGTGCCTATTGCTATATGTTTGTTTTTCATGATGTATCCCATCATGGTGAAAATTGACTTCACACAAGCAGCAAATGCTCTTCGCGCTCCAAAACCCGTTATTCTCACGTTAGTAGTGAATTGGTTAATTAAACCATTCACGATGGTAATATTTGCTCAGTTTTTCTTGGGATGGTTATTTCGTCCTTTGATTAGCGGTACTGAATTAATTCGCGGTAGCGAAGTCACTTTAGCAAATTCTTACATTGCTGGCACTATTTTATTAGGAATTGCACCTTGTACAGCGATGGTGTTGTTGTGGGGATACCTTTGCTACGGCAACCAAGGACACACTTTAATCATGGTGGCAGTTAATTCTTTAACGATGCTATTTCTATATGCACCTTTAGGTAGGTGGTTATTAGCTGCGAATGATTTAACTGTGCCTTGGCAAACTATTGTTTTGTCGGTTCTTATTTATGTTGGTTTGCCCTTAATAGCGGGAATGTACAGTCGTTACTGGATTTTTAAATATAAAGGAAAAGAGTGGTTTGAAAGACGATTTTTAAAGTATTTAACTCCAGTTTCCATTACTGCTCTATTGCTCACTCTAGTACTACTTTTTGCCTTTAAAGGTGAACTAATTGTTAATAATCCCTTGCATATATTATTAATTGCTGTACCACTGTTCATCCAAACTAATTTCATTTTCTTGATTAGTTATGTATTAGCCTTAAAACTGAATTTATCCTACGAAGATGCCGCACCCGCAGCATTAATTGGCGCTAGTAATCATTTTGAAGTTGCGATCGCCACTGCTGTAATGCTATTTGGCTTAAATTCAGGTGCAGCACTTGCTACAGTCGTTGGAGTTTTAATTGAAGTCCCAGTGATGTTGATGTTGGTTGAACTTTGTAAACGCACAGCAGCTTGGTTTCCACGAGAGCCAGAAAAAGCAACATTGCTAGATCCACGCTGTTTAACTGGCTATAAATAA
- a CDS encoding GNAT family N-acetyltransferase, with protein sequence MPTCKILQPGDESLLETFLLQHVNTSMFLRSNWREGGLNNEGGRFQGTYVAAIEDDKIVAVAAHYWNGMIVVQAPVYLAKVTQAVMEQSDLTISGIAGPATQVEATKQALGLENQPTQLDEQEILFSLTLQDLQVPPALASGVVQCRLPHTQELELLSEWCVAYNVETLGKLATPDLLPHCRHEIEARQSTARHWVLIADNTPVAYTAFNARLPDIVQIGGVWTPPALRGNGYAKCVVAGSLLQAKSQGVERAVLFTNSKNYAAQAVYKGIGFQDTGEQFGLVLFQDTN encoded by the coding sequence GTGCCTACCTGCAAAATCCTACAACCTGGAGATGAATCATTACTGGAAACTTTCCTCTTACAACACGTTAATACTTCCATGTTTTTACGTTCAAATTGGCGCGAGGGAGGTTTGAATAATGAAGGTGGTAGATTTCAGGGAACCTATGTAGCTGCTATTGAAGATGACAAGATAGTTGCAGTCGCCGCCCATTATTGGAATGGGATGATTGTTGTGCAAGCGCCTGTGTATCTTGCAAAAGTGACGCAAGCTGTTATGGAACAATCTGACTTGACTATATCGGGAATTGCTGGGCCAGCCACACAAGTAGAAGCAACAAAGCAAGCATTGGGGCTAGAAAATCAACCAACTCAACTAGATGAGCAAGAAATATTATTTTCCCTCACATTACAAGATTTACAAGTACCCCCGGCTTTAGCATCAGGTGTGGTGCAATGTCGCTTACCCCATACACAAGAGTTGGAATTACTGAGTGAATGGTGTGTTGCTTATAATGTGGAAACTTTGGGGAAATTAGCAACTCCTGATTTACTCCCTCATTGTCGTCATGAAATTGAAGCACGCCAGTCTACAGCTAGACATTGGGTGCTGATAGCAGACAATACTCCTGTTGCTTACACAGCTTTTAATGCCCGTCTACCTGATATTGTGCAGATTGGCGGCGTTTGGACACCACCAGCATTAAGGGGTAATGGCTATGCTAAGTGTGTAGTAGCTGGGTCACTTTTGCAGGCAAAATCCCAAGGTGTAGAACGTGCGGTGTTATTTACAAACAGTAAAAATTATGCCGCCCAAGCAGTATATAAAGGAATTGGTTTTCAAGATACTGGTGAGCAATTTGGTCTGGTATTATTCCAAGATACTAACTAA
- a CDS encoding esterase/lipase family protein has protein sequence MFNASPRNPIVMLHGYSDTGTTFKTWIKKFQENNYDVKIIHICKYVSLSNEITIDDIAEGLDQALAQKLGENRTFDAIVHSTGMLVIRAWLAKYSTQGYYRLQHLIGLAPATFGSPIAHKGRSFLGALFKGNRELGPDFLEAGNRILDALELGSKFTWDLAHQDLLGNTTFYGLGSDTPFVFTFCGTRQFFNSQLLNAIAGKVTDKIGVPLEGTDGVVRWAGCELRTRKITIDFTKKRYEDRLSISPWKNNGIAHSVRVEGYNHGKIIGDPGAELVDTVFQALQFTPEQDINSWYDKAANTLSPNGLQNTQQWQQFIIRAIDDNDEPITDYYIELSTGKEGKWKRIEDFGIDVHVYSQDKSLRCFHVNITNTKNIQNLKIRIVASSNSDYVRYSGYGTNVDALAAPILSPISDLDLDISGILQQKDINFFYPFTTTLVEIRLRRQTIDPLVQFMALL, from the coding sequence ATGTTCAATGCAAGTCCTAGAAATCCAATTGTGATGCTCCACGGTTACTCTGATACAGGTACTACTTTTAAAACGTGGATAAAAAAGTTTCAAGAAAATAACTATGATGTAAAAATTATTCATATTTGTAAATATGTATCGTTATCTAACGAGATTACGATTGATGATATTGCCGAAGGGCTGGATCAGGCTTTAGCGCAAAAGTTGGGTGAGAATAGAACCTTTGATGCGATCGTTCATTCAACTGGGATGCTTGTAATCCGTGCTTGGTTAGCAAAATACTCTACTCAAGGCTATTATCGGCTTCAGCATTTAATCGGTTTAGCACCTGCTACTTTTGGTTCTCCCATCGCGCACAAAGGACGCAGTTTTTTAGGTGCGCTGTTTAAAGGAAATAGGGAGTTGGGTCCAGACTTTTTAGAAGCTGGAAACCGCATCTTAGATGCTTTAGAATTAGGAAGCAAGTTTACTTGGGATTTGGCGCACCAAGACTTACTAGGAAACACCACATTCTACGGCTTAGGCAGTGATACACCCTTTGTGTTTACCTTTTGTGGAACCCGTCAGTTTTTTAATTCACAATTACTAAATGCGATCGCTGGCAAAGTTACAGATAAAATTGGTGTACCGCTTGAGGGTACAGATGGTGTTGTGAGATGGGCAGGTTGTGAATTAAGAACACGTAAAATTACTATAGATTTTACGAAAAAGCGATACGAAGATAGATTATCTATTTCACCGTGGAAAAATAATGGGATTGCCCACTCAGTCAGAGTTGAGGGTTATAACCACGGCAAAATTATCGGTGATCCTGGTGCAGAATTGGTAGACACCGTATTTCAGGCATTGCAATTTACGCCTGAACAGGATATTAATAGTTGGTATGATAAAGCTGCAAATACCTTATCACCAAATGGTTTACAAAATACACAGCAATGGCAACAATTCATCATCCGCGCAATAGATGATAATGATGAACCCATTACTGACTATTATATTGAATTGTCAACAGGAAAAGAGGGAAAGTGGAAAAGAATTGAAGATTTTGGTATAGATGTTCATGTATACAGTCAAGATAAAAGTTTACGCTGTTTTCATGTCAACATTACAAATACGAAAAATATACAAAATTTGAAGATACGTATTGTGGCTTCTTCCAACTCAGATTATGTACGCTATTCTGGATATGGCACAAATGTAGATGCTTTGGCTGCACCTATTTTAAGTCCTATCTCAGATTTAGACTTAGATATTTCGGGGATTTTGCAGCAAAAAGATATTAACTTTTTCTACCCATTTACCACAACTTTAGTAGAAATAAGACTCAGGCGGCAAACTATAGATCCGCTAGTACAATTTATGGCATTGCTTTAA
- a CDS encoding glutathione S-transferase family protein — MLKFYYNHRSPMARRVWRTLLEKEIAFEPMIMKLNGDQLQHEFLEINPFHHIPVIVDHGFRVVESLAIMDYLEAKYTTPALLPKDAESLAKVRMVQMVTTNELLPKMIVLMFEKEDSVKYSQANEHIDKVLRFLSECLGNGAYYAGEQFTLADIVAGTDLSLLLKLGINLSNYPNLQDWFARLMQREVWQQTELSKEDFARFKEVFIKLRQRKLNQETKANAHQ; from the coding sequence ATGCTCAAGTTTTACTACAATCATCGCTCACCTATGGCTCGTCGTGTATGGCGGACATTACTAGAAAAAGAGATCGCATTTGAGCCGATGATTATGAAATTAAATGGCGATCAATTACAGCATGAATTTTTAGAAATTAATCCATTTCATCACATTCCAGTCATTGTAGATCATGGTTTTCGGGTAGTGGAATCTCTAGCAATTATGGACTACTTGGAAGCTAAATATACTACACCTGCCCTGTTACCTAAAGATGCTGAATCTTTAGCAAAAGTCAGGATGGTACAGATGGTAACAACAAATGAACTATTACCAAAAATGATTGTTTTAATGTTTGAAAAAGAAGATTCAGTCAAATATTCACAAGCAAATGAGCATATAGATAAAGTCTTAAGGTTTCTATCAGAATGTTTAGGGAATGGCGCTTATTATGCTGGTGAACAGTTTACTTTAGCAGATATTGTGGCAGGCACAGATTTATCTTTACTACTAAAGCTGGGAATTAATTTGAGTAATTACCCTAATTTGCAAGATTGGTTTGCACGTTTAATGCAAAGGGAAGTGTGGCAACAGACAGAACTGAGTAAAGAAGACTTTGCAAGATTTAAGGAAGTTTTTATCAAACTACGCCAACGCAAGTTAAACCAGGAAACAAAAGCCAATGCACATCAATAA